A stretch of the Poseidonibacter parvus genome encodes the following:
- the pqqC gene encoding pyrroloquinoline-quinone synthase PqqC has translation MSELLSKEDFEKKLKDMGSMYHIHHPFHVRMYEGSCTKEEIQGWVANRFYYQCAIPIKDAAIMSNNPPIEDRRKWVDRILDHDSVGGGIEAWLDLGVAVGLKKEDLESHKFVLPAVKFAVDAYVNFARRSPWKEAAMSSLTEMFAPQIHQQRLDTWPKNYPWIEQNGLRYFQKRLSEARRDVQHGLSMTLVEFDTVELQNRACEILQFKLDILWTMCDALYLAYELKRPPYFNIKDCNATRKITCN, from the coding sequence ATGAGTGAATTATTAAGTAAAGAAGATTTTGAAAAAAAACTAAAAGATATGGGATCAATGTATCATATTCATCATCCTTTTCATGTAAGAATGTATGAGGGGTCTTGTACTAAAGAAGAGATACAAGGTTGGGTTGCTAATAGATTTTATTACCAATGTGCAATTCCAATAAAAGATGCTGCTATTATGTCAAATAATCCTCCTATTGAAGATAGAAGAAAATGGGTTGATAGAATACTAGATCATGATAGTGTTGGTGGTGGAATTGAAGCTTGGCTTGATTTAGGAGTTGCAGTTGGTTTAAAAAAAGAAGATTTAGAATCTCATAAATTTGTATTACCAGCTGTTAAATTTGCAGTTGATGCTTATGTTAATTTTGCAAGAAGAAGTCCATGGAAAGAAGCTGCAATGTCATCTTTAACTGAAATGTTTGCACCTCAAATTCATCAACAAAGATTAGACACTTGGCCTAAAAATTATCCTTGGATAGAACAAAATGGTTTAAGATATTTTCAAAAAAGATTAAGTGAAGCTAGACGTGATGTTCAACATGGTCTTTCAATGACTTTAGTTGAATTTGACACAGTAGAGTTACAAAATAGAGCTTGTGAAATACTACAGTTTAAATTAGATATTCTATGGACAATGTGTGATGCTTTATATTTAGCATATGAATTAAAAAGACCACCATATTTTAATATTAAGGATTGTAATGCAACTAGAAAAATCACTTGCAATTAA
- a CDS encoding ABC transporter ATP-binding protein, with the protein MLSININSKKYQENKIIDNFKLKINKSEFISIIGPSGCGKTSLLNIVSNIDDDYLGSILFDNENISKSNIGVMFQDSRIIPWLSVFENIMLVSISKNEEEIKNALIEVGLKDYINSYAKELSGGMQRRVALVRAFINKPEVLLLDEPFISLDHPTAQSLRNDFMRFYEKYKPTVILVTHDLKEAITLSKRIVFLDSKPMKVILDFENKKDFSSNLDSLEIEQIKENILSKYPKILSGDIS; encoded by the coding sequence ATGTTAAGTATAAATATAAATTCAAAAAAATATCAAGAAAATAAAATAATTGATAACTTTAAATTAAAAATTAACAAAAGCGAATTTATATCTATCATAGGACCATCAGGATGTGGGAAAACATCACTTTTAAATATAGTTTCAAATATTGATGATGACTATTTAGGTTCTATATTATTTGATAATGAAAATATCTCTAAGAGTAATATTGGTGTAATGTTTCAAGACTCAAGAATCATTCCATGGCTTAGTGTTTTTGAAAATATCATGTTAGTTTCTATATCAAAAAATGAAGAAGAGATTAAAAATGCATTAATTGAAGTAGGTTTAAAAGATTATATAAACTCATATGCAAAAGAGCTCTCAGGAGGAATGCAAAGACGTGTTGCACTTGTACGTGCTTTTATAAATAAACCAGAAGTATTATTACTTGATGAACCTTTTATCTCTCTTGATCATCCAACAGCTCAGAGTTTACGAAATGACTTTATGAGGTTTTACGAGAAGTATAAACCTACAGTTATATTAGTGACTCATGATTTAAAAGAAGCAATTACTTTATCAAAAAGAATTGTTTTTTTAGATTCAAAACCTATGAAGGTTATTTTAGATTTTGAAAATAAAAAAGATTTCTCTTCTAATTTAGACTCTTTAGAAATTGAGCAAATAAAAGAGAATATCTTGTCAAAATATCCAAAAATATTAAGTGGAGATATAAGTTAG
- a CDS encoding ATP-binding cassette domain-containing protein — translation MTNQLEIKNVSYKYDKDLVLKNVNLNIKQASFLVLLGLNGAGKSTLFALITRLLKLQDGDILIDSFPLSNYKKALENIGIVFQEPTLDLDLTVKQNLIFYGSLKGISFKETMNSIKDELKTLELEEKLDVKVRALNGGHRRRVEILRALINNPKLLLLDEATSGLDIKSRYSIISYVKDIVKKRGISVLWITHLFDEINENDDVAIIKKGEIIASGIVKDVIEQNNKDSLTEVFEYLTK, via the coding sequence ATGACAAATCAACTTGAAATAAAAAATGTTTCTTATAAATATGATAAAGATTTAGTTTTAAAAAATGTAAATCTAAATATAAAACAAGCATCATTCTTAGTCCTTCTTGGACTAAATGGTGCTGGAAAATCTACTCTTTTTGCACTAATTACTAGATTGCTTAAACTTCAAGATGGTGATATCTTGATTGACTCTTTTCCTCTTTCAAATTATAAAAAAGCCTTAGAAAATATCGGTATTGTTTTTCAAGAACCAACACTTGATTTAGATTTGACTGTAAAACAAAATCTAATATTTTATGGTTCTTTAAAAGGAATATCTTTTAAAGAAACAATGAATTCAATAAAAGATGAACTAAAAACATTAGAATTAGAAGAAAAATTAGATGTAAAAGTTCGTGCTTTAAATGGTGGTCATAGAAGAAGAGTTGAGATTTTAAGAGCTTTAATAAATAATCCTAAACTACTTTTATTAGATGAAGCAACTTCAGGTCTTGATATAAAAAGTAGATACTCAATAATCTCTTATGTAAAAGATATTGTAAAAAAAAGAGGAATTTCTGTTTTATGGATTACACATTTATTTGATGAAATAAATGAAAATGATGATGTTGCTATTATCAAAAAAGGTGAAATAATTGCAAGTGGAATTGTAAAAGATGTAATTGAACAAAACAACAAAGATTCATTAACTGAAGTTTTTGAATACTTAACTAAGTAA
- the pqqE gene encoding pyrroloquinoline quinone biosynthesis protein PqqE, whose amino-acid sequence MTNEIKPPLWILLELTHKCPLECSYCYNQLDFTNTKDAMSKADWFRVMDEARDMGAVQLGISGGEPLLNKDLVEIVEYANNKKFYTNLITSGVGAPKGIVKKLKEAGLKTVQLGIQSHDRNTMTLITNNKNSYDEKIAFAKEVKEAGLQLIINTCITRQNIHQVGEIIEFADELEGNYLEIANIQYYGWALKNINALLPTQEQLDEAKRVTDSYRSKEKAMKVFFVVPDYFADRPKACMNGWGTTFLTINPDGVALPCNTANTLPLEFPNVKEFSIEQIWNESHAFNYFRGDSWMNPTCASCDEKEKDFGGCRCQAFALTGDMNEADPVCSKSDFHHVVTDKVAESLGTTDAKIWYRNRKNSLLLS is encoded by the coding sequence ATGACTAATGAAATAAAACCTCCGTTATGGATACTTTTGGAATTAACACATAAATGTCCTTTAGAATGTTCATACTGTTATAACCAATTAGATTTTACAAATACAAAAGATGCTATGAGTAAAGCTGATTGGTTTAGAGTTATGGATGAAGCAAGAGATATGGGTGCTGTTCAGCTTGGAATTTCTGGTGGAGAGCCACTTTTAAATAAAGACTTAGTTGAAATTGTAGAGTATGCAAATAATAAAAAGTTTTATACAAACCTTATTACTTCTGGTGTTGGTGCTCCAAAAGGAATTGTAAAAAAGCTAAAAGAAGCAGGACTTAAAACTGTGCAATTAGGTATTCAATCTCATGATAGAAATACTATGACATTGATTACTAATAATAAAAATTCATATGATGAAAAAATTGCCTTTGCCAAAGAAGTTAAAGAAGCAGGGCTTCAACTTATAATTAATACTTGTATAACAAGACAAAATATTCATCAAGTAGGTGAAATTATTGAGTTTGCAGATGAACTTGAAGGAAACTATTTAGAAATTGCAAATATTCAATATTATGGATGGGCATTAAAAAATATAAATGCACTTCTTCCAACACAAGAGCAGTTAGATGAAGCAAAAAGAGTAACAGATTCTTACAGAAGTAAAGAAAAAGCTATGAAAGTATTTTTTGTAGTTCCTGATTATTTTGCAGATCGTCCAAAAGCATGTATGAATGGATGGGGAACAACTTTCTTAACTATTAATCCAGACGGTGTTGCACTTCCATGTAATACAGCAAATACTTTACCATTAGAGTTTCCAAATGTAAAAGAGTTTTCAATTGAACAAATTTGGAATGAATCTCATGCTTTCAATTATTTCAGAGGTGATAGCTGGATGAATCCAACATGTGCCTCATGTGATGAAAAAGAGAAAGATTTTGGAGGGTGTCGATGTCAAGCCTTTGCACTTACAGGCGATATGAATGAAGCTGATCCTGTTTGTTCAAAATCTGATTTTCATCATGTAGTTACTGATAAAGTTGCTGAAAGTTTGGGTACTACAGATGCAAAGATATGGTACAGAAATAGAAAAAATTCACTATTACTTTCTTAG
- the pqqB gene encoding pyrroloquinoline quinone biosynthesis protein PqqB translates to MKIQVLGSGAGGGLPQFNCNCDNCKAYRAGSKTVKRRTQSSITVSEDGVNWVLFNTSPDILEQIHNSPFLHPSELRETKIKAIIFNDGQIDHTTGLLMLREGCPHEVYCTKEVNEELSTSFPLFKMLEHWGGGGTKWNEILPDSTTKFEIPVMPSYEFYAHALISNAPPYSKYRDIPRKGDNIGITVVNKNTGKRLFYLPGLGVLEDHVFEEMKKADVLLIEGTLWTNDEMIKGKFSNKLGTDMGHIPLNGEHGLIKVLDTLEKPRKILIHINNTNPILDEANDEYKELISHGIEVSYDGMSIEI, encoded by the coding sequence TTGAAAATTCAAGTTTTAGGCTCTGGTGCAGGAGGAGGTCTTCCTCAATTTAATTGTAACTGTGATAATTGTAAAGCATATAGAGCAGGTTCAAAAACAGTAAAAAGAAGAACTCAAAGTTCTATTACAGTTAGTGAAGATGGTGTTAATTGGGTTTTATTTAATACTTCACCAGATATTTTAGAGCAAATACATAATTCTCCTTTTTTACATCCTTCAGAATTAAGAGAAACAAAAATAAAAGCTATTATTTTTAATGATGGACAAATTGACCATACAACTGGGCTTTTAATGTTACGTGAAGGCTGTCCTCATGAGGTATACTGTACAAAAGAAGTAAATGAAGAACTATCAACATCTTTCCCATTGTTTAAAATGCTTGAGCATTGGGGTGGAGGTGGTACAAAATGGAATGAAATTCTTCCAGATAGCACAACAAAGTTTGAAATACCTGTGATGCCTTCTTATGAATTTTATGCACATGCATTAATTTCAAATGCACCACCATATTCAAAATATCGAGATATACCTAGAAAAGGTGATAATATTGGAATTACTGTAGTAAATAAAAATACTGGAAAAAGATTATTTTATCTTCCTGGACTTGGAGTTTTAGAAGACCATGTTTTCGAAGAAATGAAAAAAGCAGATGTCTTACTAATAGAAGGAACTCTTTGGACAAATGATGAAATGATTAAAGGTAAGTTCTCAAACAAACTTGGAACAGATATGGGACATATTCCTTTAAATGGAGAGCATGGTTTGATTAAAGTTTTAGATACTTTAGAAAAACCAAGAAAAATATTAATTCATATTAATAATACAAATCCTATTTTAGATGAAGCAAATGATGAATATAAAGAGCTTATCTCACATGGAATTGAAGTTTCATATGATGGTATGAGTATTGAAATTTAA
- a CDS encoding ABC transporter substrate-binding protein, whose product MKLKLIIILFATLINLFANEKIKIGVLAFGTVNWELEVLKHNNFDKKYGIEVEVVKLASKNAVSIALQSNSVDVIVNDWIWVNRQKASNKDISFYPYSKAVGALYVNDKKINSILDLKDKKLGIAGGSVDKTWLLFRAYSKKMYDKDLKNMLEPVFAAPPILYKKMLDKSLSAAINFWHFNAKLDSKKMKRLLGVKEILNEFNINSDIPLIGWTFNSDYGRKNMKTINSFLQASYETKKLLSTSSEEWIRIKPLMKVKNEKMFEALKNGYINGTVKNFNKEHIESSKKVFDILYKEGGEKLVGKSKFLDEKIFWDFTPNIKW is encoded by the coding sequence ATGAAATTAAAACTAATAATTATATTATTTGCTACACTTATAAATCTTTTTGCAAATGAAAAAATCAAAATAGGTGTTTTAGCTTTTGGAACTGTAAATTGGGAATTAGAAGTTTTAAAACATAATAACTTTGATAAAAAATATGGAATTGAAGTAGAAGTAGTAAAACTAGCTTCAAAAAATGCAGTGTCAATTGCTTTACAATCTAATAGTGTTGATGTTATTGTAAATGATTGGATTTGGGTAAATAGACAAAAAGCTTCTAATAAAGATATCTCTTTTTATCCTTATTCTAAAGCAGTTGGAGCTTTATATGTAAATGATAAGAAAATAAATTCTATTTTAGATTTAAAAGATAAAAAACTAGGAATTGCAGGTGGAAGTGTAGATAAAACATGGTTGTTATTTAGAGCTTATTCAAAAAAGATGTATGATAAAGATTTAAAAAATATGCTAGAACCTGTATTTGCGGCACCTCCTATTTTATATAAAAAGATGCTTGATAAATCTTTGAGTGCTGCAATTAATTTCTGGCATTTCAATGCCAAACTAGATTCAAAAAAAATGAAAAGACTGTTAGGTGTAAAAGAAATACTTAATGAGTTTAATATTAATAGTGATATTCCTTTAATTGGTTGGACATTTAATAGTGATTATGGAAGAAAAAACATGAAAACTATTAATAGTTTTTTACAAGCCTCATATGAAACAAAAAAGCTATTAAGCACTTCAAGTGAAGAATGGATTAGAATAAAACCTTTAATGAAAGTAAAAAATGAGAAAATGTTTGAAGCTTTAAAAAATGGATATATAAATGGTACTGTAAAGAATTTTAATAAAGAACATATTGAAAGTTCAAAAAAAGTATTTGATATTTTATATAAGGAAGGTGGAGAAAAACTTGTAGGAAAAAGTAAGTTTTTAGATGAAAAAATATTTTGGGATTTTACTCCAAATATTAAGTGGTAA
- a CDS encoding ABC transporter permease — protein sequence MRKLYYCALGIIYKELLRFIKQKSRFFSALVRPLLWLFIFSVGFKSALGLAIIPPYETYITYETYIVPGLVGMILLFNGMQSSLAMIFDREMGSMKILLTSNISRSYLLFCKMFATGIVSTIQATVFLFIAFLYGIDIPTLGYFLVIPVILFTSIILNAFALFISSVIKQLENFASVMNFVIFPMFFLSSALYPLWKIKDSSLFLYEVCVLNPFTYIVEFVRFTLYLKFDLNTFLIILGIFIITLTLAFIGYNTKNVLKR from the coding sequence ATGAGAAAATTATATTACTGTGCCTTAGGAATTATTTACAAAGAATTATTAAGATTTATCAAACAAAAAAGTAGGTTTTTTTCAGCACTTGTAAGACCTTTACTTTGGCTATTTATTTTTTCAGTTGGATTTAAATCAGCACTAGGCCTTGCAATTATTCCACCATATGAAACATATATAACTTATGAAACATACATTGTGCCTGGTCTTGTTGGAATGATTTTACTTTTTAATGGAATGCAAAGCTCCTTAGCTATGATTTTTGATAGAGAAATGGGTTCTATGAAAATACTTTTAACTTCAAATATTTCAAGGTCATATCTTCTATTTTGTAAAATGTTTGCAACTGGTATAGTTTCAACAATTCAAGCTACAGTATTTTTATTTATTGCTTTTTTATATGGAATTGATATTCCAACTTTAGGATATTTTCTAGTAATTCCTGTGATTTTATTTACTTCAATTATATTGAATGCTTTTGCTTTATTTATCTCTTCTGTTATAAAACAACTTGAAAATTTTGCTTCAGTTATGAACTTTGTAATCTTTCCAATGTTCTTTTTATCTTCAGCTTTATATCCATTATGGAAGATAAAGGATTCTAGCTTGTTTTTATATGAAGTTTGTGTATTAAATCCATTTACTTATATAGTTGAATTTGTAAGATTTACACTTTATTTAAAATTTGATTTAAATACTTTTTTAATTATTTTAGGAATCTTTATAATTACACTAACACTCGCTTTTATAGGATATAACACTAAGAATGTACTAAAAAGATAG
- a CDS encoding methanol/ethanol family PQQ-dependent dehydrogenase, with amino-acid sequence MGKSKFLNNVAKVTLSTLLSASAITALSANAGFAPVTDADIANDAKTVEDVVTYGLGQKGQRYSPLDQINKKSIKDLVPVWNFSFGGEKQRGQEAQPLVKDGVMYVTASYSRMYAIDLASGEELWQYDARLPGAILPCCDVINRGPALYENLVIFGTLDAKLVALDRKTGKVKWKKKIANYKDGYSYTAAPLIVKGLLITGNSGGEFGVVGQLDARNPLTGELVWTRPMVEGHMGTLNGKDNGITGQTNATWPADLWKHGGAAPWNGVTYDPDADLIYVPTGNPSPWNSHDRPGDNLYSASRVAINPDTGKIVWHFQTTPNDGWDYDGISELVAFEYKDKAGKTIKAGATADKNGFFYVLDRVTGKYIRSVPFVENITWAKGMDKDGRPIVNEDNRPGKPSADKKGKTVYSTPSFLGGKNWNPMAYSQDTGLFYVPANEWGMDIWNKPVAYKKGAAYLGAGFTIKPTFEDHIGALKAVDPKTGEIKWTYKNKAPLWGGVLTTAGGLVFTGNPEGKLMAFDDQTGEIVWQFNVGTGIVGSPITWSTDGVQYIAVVAGWGGAVPLWGGEVAKTVKYLNQGGSVHVFKLHK; translated from the coding sequence ATGGGGAAGAGTAAATTTCTTAATAATGTAGCAAAAGTTACATTATCAACATTACTAAGTGCAAGTGCAATAACTGCATTATCAGCTAATGCAGGTTTTGCACCTGTAACTGATGCAGATATTGCAAATGATGCAAAAACTGTTGAAGATGTAGTAACATATGGTTTAGGTCAAAAAGGTCAAAGATATTCACCTTTAGATCAAATTAATAAAAAGTCAATCAAAGATTTAGTTCCAGTATGGAATTTTTCATTTGGTGGTGAAAAGCAAAGAGGTCAAGAAGCGCAACCTTTAGTTAAAGATGGTGTTATGTATGTAACTGCATCTTATTCTAGAATGTATGCTATTGATTTAGCAAGTGGTGAAGAACTATGGCAATATGATGCTAGACTTCCTGGTGCTATTTTACCTTGTTGTGATGTTATCAATAGAGGTCCAGCACTATATGAAAACTTAGTAATTTTTGGAACATTAGATGCAAAACTTGTTGCACTTGATAGAAAAACTGGAAAAGTTAAATGGAAGAAGAAAATAGCTAACTATAAAGATGGTTATTCTTATACAGCAGCTCCTTTAATTGTAAAAGGTTTATTAATTACAGGAAATTCTGGTGGTGAGTTTGGTGTTGTTGGACAATTAGATGCAAGAAACCCATTAACAGGTGAACTTGTATGGACTAGACCAATGGTTGAAGGACATATGGGAACATTAAATGGTAAAGATAATGGAATCACAGGTCAAACAAATGCAACATGGCCAGCTGATTTATGGAAACATGGTGGTGCTGCTCCTTGGAATGGTGTAACTTATGATCCTGATGCTGATTTAATTTATGTTCCAACAGGAAATCCATCTCCATGGAATTCACATGATAGACCGGGTGATAACCTTTATTCTGCTTCAAGAGTAGCAATTAATCCAGATACAGGAAAAATTGTTTGGCATTTCCAAACAACTCCAAATGATGGTTGGGATTATGATGGTATTTCTGAACTAGTTGCTTTTGAATATAAAGATAAAGCAGGTAAAACAATTAAAGCAGGAGCAACAGCTGATAAAAATGGTTTCTTCTATGTATTAGATAGAGTTACAGGTAAATATATCAGATCAGTACCTTTTGTAGAAAATATAACATGGGCAAAAGGAATGGATAAAGACGGTCGTCCAATAGTAAATGAAGATAATAGACCTGGAAAACCAAGTGCTGATAAAAAAGGTAAAACTGTTTACTCAACACCTTCATTCTTAGGTGGTAAAAACTGGAATCCAATGGCTTATTCACAAGATACTGGATTATTCTATGTTCCTGCAAATGAGTGGGGAATGGATATTTGGAATAAACCTGTTGCATATAAAAAAGGTGCTGCTTATTTAGGTGCTGGATTTACAATTAAACCAACATTTGAAGATCACATTGGTGCTTTAAAAGCAGTTGATCCTAAAACTGGTGAGATTAAATGGACTTATAAAAATAAAGCTCCATTATGGGGTGGTGTTTTAACTACTGCTGGTGGACTTGTATTTACAGGAAATCCTGAAGGTAAGTTAATGGCATTTGATGACCAAACTGGTGAAATTGTTTGGCAATTTAATGTTGGTACTGGTATTGTAGGTTCTCCAATTACTTGGAGTACAGATGGTGTTCAATATATCGCTGTAGTTGCAGGTTGGGGTGGAGCTGTTCCTTTATGGGGTGGTGAAGTTGCAAAAACTGTTAAGTATTTAAACCAAGGTGGATCAGTTCACGTGTTTAAATTACACAAATAA
- the pqqD gene encoding pyrroloquinoline quinone biosynthesis peptide chaperone PqqD: protein MQLEKSLAINAHFQLQWEEKQNCFVLLYPEGMVQLSQSAGEIMNLCNGENTTLNITDLLEKKFNLVGLQSDIIEFLEDAMNRKWVIYND from the coding sequence ATGCAACTAGAAAAATCACTTGCAATTAATGCGCACTTTCAATTACAATGGGAAGAAAAACAAAATTGTTTCGTATTATTATATCCAGAAGGAATGGTTCAATTAAGCCAAAGTGCTGGTGAGATTATGAATTTATGTAATGGAGAAAATACAACTTTAAATATTACAGATTTACTAGAAAAAAAATTTAATTTAGTTGGTTTACAAAGTGATATTATAGAGTTTTTAGAAGACGCAATGAATAGAAAGTGGGTAATTTATAATGACTAA
- the pqqA gene encoding pyrroloquinoline quinone precursor peptide PqqA, translating to MEWKKPTYVDNRFGFEVTMYICTI from the coding sequence ATGGAATGGAAAAAACCAACTTATGTAGATAATAGATTTGGCTTTGAAGTTACAATGTACATTTGTACAATATAA
- a CDS encoding ABC transporter permease: protein MALLISSDTFPTAVSVFKSLFYHISEGELFYHLGITLSRVAITFFIAMSIGVFFGILMGEYKRIDNSLDTLLVIGLNIPALVTIIICYIWFGLTDFAALLAVVLNKVPTVIVTIREGARTIDLKYMQIAQVYKVSKYDTFTKIYLPQIYPYIMASARTGLSLIWKIVLVVELLGRSSGIGFQLSMFFQFFDIESIMAYSMAFIIVILLIETYILRPLEKKANKWR from the coding sequence TTGGCATTACTTATATCTTCCGATACATTTCCAACAGCTGTTTCTGTATTTAAAAGCCTTTTTTATCATATAAGTGAAGGTGAGCTTTTTTATCATTTAGGTATTACTTTATCAAGAGTTGCAATTACATTTTTCATTGCAATGAGTATTGGAGTTTTCTTTGGTATTTTAATGGGGGAATATAAAAGAATTGATAATTCTTTAGATACATTACTAGTAATTGGGTTGAATATTCCAGCACTTGTAACAATAATTATTTGCTATATTTGGTTTGGTTTAACAGATTTTGCAGCTTTATTAGCTGTTGTTTTAAACAAAGTTCCAACTGTAATAGTTACAATTAGAGAAGGTGCGAGAACAATTGATTTAAAATATATGCAAATAGCTCAAGTTTATAAAGTTTCAAAGTATGATACTTTTACAAAAATATATTTACCTCAAATTTACCCATATATAATGGCTAGTGCTAGAACTGGGCTTTCACTTATTTGGAAGATAGTTTTAGTAGTTGAATTATTAGGAAGAAGTTCAGGTATTGGATTTCAGTTGTCTATGTTTTTTCAGTTTTTTGATATTGAAAGTATTATGGCTTATTCTATGGCTTTTATTATTGTAATACTTTTAATTGAAACATATATTTTAAGACCCTTAGAGAAAAAAGCAAACAAGTGGAGATAA
- a CDS encoding PQQ-dependent catabolism-associated beta-propeller protein: protein MLKKIGLVTILSSALFADTIFVSNEKDNTISVIDSVTNEVVKTYEVGQRPRGITLTKDYSKLYICASDDDTVQAMDTKTGKILYNLPSGEDPEQFSLHPDGTELYISNEDDGIVTVVDTVNKTVIKQIEVGIEPEGMAVSPDGSVAINSSETSNFLHWIDTKTKEIVHNTLVDERPRHIEFSKTGDKVWASSEIGGTVIILDTKTKESLGKISFKIPGIYKDKIQPVGIKLTSDGKYAFVALGPANHVAVVDAKTYEVIKYLLVGKRVWQLDLANNETKLYTTNGVSSDVSIIDVESLKVEKTVKVGRFPWGIAVKPTK from the coding sequence ATGCTAAAGAAAATTGGATTAGTCACTATTTTAAGCTCAGCTCTATTTGCAGATACAATATTTGTATCAAATGAAAAAGACAATACTATTTCTGTAATTGATTCAGTTACAAATGAAGTTGTTAAAACTTATGAAGTAGGTCAACGACCTAGAGGAATAACTCTTACAAAAGATTATTCAAAACTATATATTTGTGCAAGTGATGATGATACTGTTCAAGCAATGGATACTAAAACTGGGAAGATTTTATATAATCTTCCTTCAGGAGAAGATCCAGAACAGTTTTCATTACACCCAGATGGAACTGAACTTTATATTTCAAATGAAGATGATGGTATTGTAACAGTTGTAGATACTGTAAATAAAACTGTTATAAAACAAATTGAAGTTGGAATTGAGCCTGAAGGTATGGCTGTAAGTCCTGATGGATCTGTAGCTATTAATTCATCTGAAACATCTAACTTTTTGCATTGGATTGATACAAAAACTAAAGAAATTGTACATAATACTTTAGTAGATGAAAGACCTAGACATATTGAGTTTTCAAAAACTGGAGATAAAGTTTGGGCATCAAGTGAAATTGGTGGAACTGTAATCATTCTTGATACAAAAACAAAAGAATCACTTGGTAAAATTTCTTTTAAAATTCCAGGTATTTATAAAGACAAAATTCAGCCAGTTGGTATTAAACTAACAAGCGATGGGAAATATGCTTTTGTAGCCCTTGGGCCTGCAAATCATGTAGCTGTAGTTGATGCTAAAACTTATGAAGTTATTAAGTATTTGTTAGTTGGTAAAAGAGTTTGGCAATTAGACTTGGCAAACAATGAAACAAAACTGTATACTACTAATGGTGTTAGTTCAGATGTATCAATTATTGATGTAGAATCTTTAAAAGTTGAAAAAACAGTAAAAGTAGGAAGATTCCCATGGGGAATTGCAGTTAAACCAACAAAGTAG